In Helicobacter anatolicus, a single genomic region encodes these proteins:
- a CDS encoding twin-arginine translocation signal domain-containing protein yields the protein MQKNSRREFLKTTTKASVAVAVGGLALTGCKEDSKKIGVVEGKSVKDEVLYTGNTQYWKTYYSVAK from the coding sequence ATGCAAAAAAATTCTCGTAGAGAGTTTTTGAAGACGACTACAAAAGCTTCTGTTGCTGTTGCTGTTGGCGGGCTTGCGCTCACAGGATGTAAAGAAGATAGCAAAAAGATTGGCGTTGTAGAAGGTAAGTCTGTAAAAGATGAAGTGCTGTATACAGGTAATACACAATATTGGAAAACCTATTATTCAGTAGCAAAGTAA
- a CDS encoding TorD/DmsD family molecular chaperone has product MIEQKSLDNQIIKSRILYYDFLANLFLYELLEQKQEVLVKQVELLGQYPLDEINENDFKNMHANLVGDFGLIVAQYTKIFSLPFSLDGKSCVSLYLSHYKEGCNGGESLVQVKRSLKENSFYLNKNFSKENEDHLGILCLFMKQLLQDDKIIEANKVYQEYIFPMKEPIISGMRQFEECDFYLNVANIFEVFCILEDSICGLI; this is encoded by the coding sequence ATGATTGAGCAAAAAAGTTTAGATAATCAAATAATAAAATCTAGAATCTTATACTATGATTTTCTTGCAAATTTATTTTTGTATGAACTTTTAGAGCAAAAACAAGAAGTTTTGGTAAAACAAGTTGAGCTTTTAGGACAATATCCATTAGATGAAATTAATGAAAATGATTTTAAAAATATGCATGCAAACTTGGTGGGTGATTTTGGTTTGATTGTGGCGCAATATACAAAAATTTTTTCATTACCTTTTAGCCTTGATGGCAAGAGTTGTGTATCGCTTTATCTTTCACATTATAAAGAAGGTTGTAATGGTGGTGAAAGTTTAGTGCAAGTTAAGCGGAGTTTGAAAGAAAATAGTTTTTATTTGAATAAAAACTTTTCAAAAGAAAATGAAGATCATTTAGGTATTTTATGTTTGTTCATGAAGCAACTTTTACAAGATGATAAAATTATTGAGGCAAATAAAGTCTATCAAGAGTATATTTTTCCGATGAAAGAGCCTATTATTTCAGGGATGAGGCAATTTGAGGAATGTGATTTTTATCTGAATGTAGCAAATATTTTTGAAGTATTTTGTATATTAGAAGATAGTATATGTGGCTTGATCTAA
- a CDS encoding GNAT family N-acetyltransferase, producing the protein MKSNIIDSLELRVLGLQDLEQFNKLLRYAFQVTNNDLLKVGWNSEEIKQSKTPILKKAEVLGYFEDKNLVSQIVLYPMQMNIYGKFYQMCGITGVATYPEYSSLGLMKNLIKIALHKMREKKQSISCLYPYSIPYYRSRGWEIISDKMTFILKENQLPNTVATDGRIRRVDHNHKDLLDLHNQFAIKTHGCLLRDELAWGEYWRWDLDDEIVAIYYDTNDRPTGYVVYLIENDVFSIKEMIYLDTEARMGLWNYIKAHKSMFTDLKGANYNNETLAFLLEDAAVKETITPYIMARIVDVEMFFKDFNFDKIVGQASLSFEVSDPLLEWNNQTFTLRFDKDKVSFGGKKSRNCVKLDIQTLTTMFLGYKRPLYLKQIGRLEACENTIDLLEDILPEGKAYFSDYF; encoded by the coding sequence ATGAAAAGTAATATTATCGATTCTTTGGAATTAAGAGTATTGGGTTTGCAAGATCTAGAACAATTTAATAAGCTTTTGCGTTATGCATTTCAGGTAACAAATAATGATTTATTAAAAGTAGGGTGGAATAGTGAGGAAATCAAGCAATCAAAAACCCCGATTCTAAAAAAAGCTGAAGTTTTGGGATATTTTGAAGATAAAAATCTTGTTTCACAGATTGTTTTATATCCTATGCAAATGAATATTTATGGGAAGTTTTACCAAATGTGTGGAATTACAGGTGTAGCTACATATCCAGAATATTCTTCTTTAGGATTAATGAAGAATCTTATTAAGATTGCTTTACATAAGATGAGAGAAAAAAAACAAAGCATTTCTTGTTTATATCCTTATTCTATTCCATATTATCGTTCGCGAGGTTGGGAAATTATTTCTGATAAAATGACTTTTATTTTAAAAGAGAATCAATTGCCAAATACTGTTGCCACAGATGGGAGAATTCGGCGTGTCGATCATAATCACAAAGATTTACTGGATTTGCACAATCAATTTGCCATAAAAACTCATGGATGTTTATTAAGAGATGAATTGGCATGGGGAGAGTATTGGCGTTGGGATTTAGATGATGAGATTGTGGCAATTTATTATGATACTAATGATCGTCCAACAGGTTATGTAGTATATTTGATTGAAAATGATGTTTTTAGTATCAAAGAAATGATTTATCTTGATACAGAAGCAAGAATGGGATTATGGAATTATATCAAGGCACATAAATCAATGTTCACTGATCTTAAAGGAGCAAATTATAATAATGAAACATTGGCATTTTTATTAGAAGATGCAGCAGTAAAAGAAACGATTACACCCTATATTATGGCAAGAATTGTAGATGTAGAAATGTTTTTTAAGGATTTTAATTTTGATAAAATTGTTGGTCAAGCCAGTCTTTCTTTTGAAGTGAGTGATCCATTGCTTGAGTGGAATAATCAAACTTTTACTTTGCGATTTGATAAGGATAAGGTAAGTTTTGGGGGTAAAAAAAGTAGGAATTGTGTAAAATTAGATATACAGACACTTACTACTATGTTTTTAGGGTATAAAAGACCTTTATATTTGAAGCAAATAGGGCGATTAGAAGCATGTGAAAATACGATTGATTTACTTGAGGATATCTTACCAGAAGGAAAGGCGTATTTTAGTGATTATTTTTGA
- a CDS encoding 1-acylglycerol-3-phosphate O-acyltransferase — translation MKKLKAIYATLLMALGLAIIMFFIFLTRNKDNALKARRACKIWFPLCGFKLQKIGDFDTSATLIVMNHQSLTDIMCLEAYHPQNICWVAKKQLGDVPFYGYALRGPEMILIDREDKKGLAFLLKSVKEKIQQKRPIVIFPEGTRSRGNEDFLPFKLGAKILAEKFQLKIQPIVLVNTRKLYNTSPFETKSNTARMICLESFMPDINNPYWYEELQNTMHEVYLKNYQELNS, via the coding sequence ATGAAAAAACTTAAAGCAATTTATGCAACACTACTTATGGCATTAGGCCTAGCAATTATTATGTTCTTTATTTTTCTCACCAGAAATAAAGATAATGCCCTTAAAGCTCGTCGTGCCTGCAAAATTTGGTTTCCCCTTTGTGGCTTTAAACTACAAAAAATAGGTGATTTTGACACTAGTGCAACACTAATTGTTATGAATCATCAAAGTTTAACAGATATTATGTGTCTAGAAGCCTACCATCCACAAAACATCTGCTGGGTTGCAAAAAAACAGCTTGGAGATGTTCCATTTTATGGCTATGCACTAAGAGGACCAGAAATGATTTTAATTGATCGTGAAGATAAAAAAGGATTAGCTTTTTTACTAAAAAGTGTCAAAGAAAAAATACAACAAAAAAGACCCATTGTAATTTTTCCAGAAGGTACAAGAAGTAGAGGGAATGAAGATTTCCTTCCTTTCAAATTAGGGGCAAAAATCCTAGCAGAAAAATTCCAGCTCAAAATTCAACCCATTGTGCTTGTCAATACAAGGAAACTCTATAATACTTCCCCTTTTGAAACAAAAAGCAACACTGCCAGAATGATTTGCCTAGAATCTTTTATGCCTGACATCAACAATCCATATTGGTATGAAGAATTACAAAACACAATGCATGAAGTTTATCTCAAGAATTATCAAGAGTTAAATTCATAA
- the fdhD gene encoding formate dehydrogenase accessory sulfurtransferase FdhD gives MQNNFISSLPCLRVYENGESIDQQDSIIKEERIALYLNGTKILSTMSIPQDQDAHSIGFLLSEGVIESVADIIKVEIVDDGLRVNVDAKINEENLVNLYREKTLTSGCCVGVTGNFEGKIIEKFVASQVRVPIEMIWKTLGYFYEENDLFNQTGCVHKAMLVDAKGEIIQQAFDVGRHNAIDKVVGKARLNHDDLSKSVLFVSGRLSLEMMIKTAMHDIPIVVSRAATTQLAIQSAQKLGITLVGFAREGRCNIYTHKSRIIL, from the coding sequence GTGCAAAATAACTTTATAAGCTCTTTGCCTTGTTTAAGAGTTTATGAAAATGGCGAGAGTATCGACCAGCAAGATAGTATCATTAAGGAGGAGCGTATTGCTCTCTACCTTAATGGTACAAAAATTCTTTCTACAATGAGTATTCCTCAAGATCAAGATGCACATTCTATTGGTTTTTTGTTAAGTGAAGGTGTGATTGAGAGTGTTGCTGATATTATAAAAGTCGAGATTGTTGATGATGGTTTGCGAGTAAATGTTGATGCAAAAATTAATGAGGAAAATCTTGTAAATCTTTATCGGGAAAAAACTTTGACTTCTGGGTGTTGTGTAGGTGTAACGGGTAATTTTGAGGGCAAGATTATTGAAAAATTCGTGGCTTCACAAGTGCGTGTTCCTATTGAAATGATTTGGAAAACACTAGGGTATTTTTATGAAGAAAATGATTTGTTTAATCAGACAGGTTGTGTGCATAAGGCAATGTTGGTTGATGCAAAAGGGGAAATTATACAGCAGGCTTTTGATGTTGGTAGGCATAATGCAATTGATAAAGTTGTAGGTAAGGCAAGATTAAATCATGATGATTTAAGTAAATCAGTGCTTTTTGTTAGCGGAAGACTTTCTTTAGAGATGATGATTAAGACAGCAATGCATGATATTCCTATTGTGGTATCAAGGGCTGCAACTACGCAATTAGCGATTCAATCTGCTCAAAAACTTGGAATTACTCTTGTAGGATTTGCAAGAGAGGGGCGATGTAATATTTATACTCATAAATCTAGGATTATTCTTTAG
- a CDS encoding YceI family protein, giving the protein MRKKILSNILALSLLSSLSFAATLDIDQAKTKWTAYKTSEKVAVSGTFNDIKYKFGKKQNSIAEILEGATATINPLSVNLNDEVKNTNVRESFFAKFAKSDMIKVTFRNVIEGKDQGSILASVNMNGKTVKVPMQYSIKDGVLEAKGILDILEFGAKEAFKSLATTCHDLHSGLTWSQVEISFSAPVK; this is encoded by the coding sequence ATGAGAAAGAAAATTCTATCAAACATTTTAGCGCTTAGTCTATTATCAAGCTTATCTTTTGCTGCTACACTTGATATAGATCAAGCAAAAACAAAATGGACTGCATATAAAACAAGTGAAAAAGTTGCTGTTAGTGGAACTTTTAATGATATCAAATATAAATTTGGTAAAAAGCAAAACAGTATCGCAGAAATCCTAGAAGGTGCTACTGCAACTATCAATCCACTTAGCGTGAATCTTAACGATGAAGTAAAAAATACAAATGTTCGAGAGTCTTTTTTTGCTAAATTTGCAAAAAGCGATATGATCAAAGTAACTTTTAGAAATGTTATTGAAGGCAAAGATCAAGGAAGTATTCTTGCAAGCGTTAATATGAATGGGAAAACTGTAAAAGTTCCTATGCAATACAGCATTAAAGATGGCGTACTTGAAGCAAAAGGCATTCTAGATATTTTAGAATTTGGTGCAAAAGAAGCATTCAAATCTCTTGCTACAACATGTCATGACTTACATAGTGGTCTTACTTGGTCTCAAGTAGAAATCAGTTTTTCAGCTCCTGTTAAATAA
- a CDS encoding 4Fe-4S binding protein, which translates to MYEKLIRIFSQEKQKILQESFEIYQDYSDFLRFYSLEIAPTVLILGEGEEVEEFAAMLDSYEKINYQVGVLSPKEVVAINGHLGQFEAKIKREDSLFSLQFAQMVLFYEDENLKRFMGCENVQDYETPQDLIDILDSRVGTYSYHNIIHYNADKCQYHHRRPDKKGEGYCHACADSCPTFGVSKNDSLMELQFSALDCISCGACVMACPTGSVQRDGYDKESLYEIAKLYKNIVPVVVDASTSQDVLDIDFGNTLAFVVAQTHLLNETYLLSIVQESSAQVVIYDPQKNMALMSAIEFLNNIFQKKYQRDAVLLAHDKEKLQEKIKLAGVYSDFAYTYRQGQKDALRHIFSERLKFVVKDDILGFIPNTYNTYGRVIVNQDKCTLCMSCVGACNVQSLSAGDFSLMHNPSLCTTCGYCVDSCPEQAISVKFDGINLEPKWFEHEIVARDRGFECVECGKIFANTKAVEKIKNMMTPIFKNDAARLRSLECCETCKVKVMFGVQS; encoded by the coding sequence ATGTATGAAAAACTAATAAGAATTTTTTCGCAAGAAAAACAAAAAATCTTGCAAGAAAGTTTTGAAATCTATCAAGATTATTCTGATTTTTTGCGTTTTTATTCTTTAGAAATTGCTCCTACAGTATTGATTCTTGGTGAGGGAGAAGAAGTTGAAGAATTTGCAGCAATGTTAGATTCTTATGAAAAAATCAATTATCAAGTTGGCGTGCTGTCTCCAAAAGAGGTAGTAGCAATTAATGGTCATTTGGGGCAATTTGAAGCCAAGATAAAAAGAGAAGATTCCTTATTTAGCTTACAATTTGCACAAATGGTGTTATTTTATGAAGATGAGAATCTAAAAAGATTTATGGGCTGTGAAAATGTGCAGGATTATGAAACCCCACAAGATTTGATTGATATTTTAGATTCTAGAGTAGGGACTTATAGCTACCATAATATTATTCATTATAATGCTGATAAATGCCAGTATCATCATCGTCGTCCTGATAAAAAAGGAGAGGGATATTGCCATGCTTGCGCGGATTCTTGTCCAACTTTTGGCGTGAGTAAAAATGACTCCTTGATGGAGTTACAGTTTTCTGCGCTTGATTGTATTAGTTGTGGGGCTTGTGTGATGGCTTGCCCCACAGGTTCTGTACAAAGAGATGGGTATGATAAAGAATCTCTTTATGAAATTGCAAAACTTTATAAAAATATTGTGCCTGTGGTGGTGGATGCGAGCACAAGTCAAGATGTTTTAGATATTGATTTTGGTAATACATTAGCCTTTGTTGTTGCACAAACTCATCTTTTAAACGAAACCTATCTTTTAAGTATTGTGCAAGAAAGTAGTGCGCAAGTTGTAATTTATGATCCACAGAAAAATATGGCATTAATGAGTGCCATAGAGTTTTTAAATAATATTTTTCAGAAAAAATATCAAAGAGATGCGGTTTTACTAGCTCATGATAAAGAAAAGTTACAAGAAAAAATTAAGCTTGCTGGGGTATATAGTGACTTTGCCTATACCTATAGACAGGGTCAAAAAGATGCGTTGCGTCACATATTTTCAGAACGCTTAAAATTTGTAGTTAAAGATGATATTCTTGGATTTATCCCAAATACTTATAATACTTACGGGCGTGTGATTGTAAATCAAGATAAATGTACATTATGTATGAGTTGTGTGGGTGCATGTAATGTACAGAGTTTGAGTGCAGGAGATTTTTCACTGATGCATAATCCAAGCCTTTGCACTACTTGTGGTTATTGTGTAGATTCTTGTCCTGAACAAGCAATTAGCGTAAAATTTGATGGAATTAATTTGGAGCCAAAATGGTTTGAACATGAGATTGTAGCACGAGATAGAGGATTTGAGTGTGTAGAGTGCGGTAAGATTTTTGCTAATACAAAAGCTGTTGAAAAGATTAAAAATATGATGACGCCAATTTTTAAAAATGATGCTGCAAGATTACGATCTTTGGAGTGTTGTGAGACCTGTAAGGTTAAGGTAATGTTTGGAGTGCAGTCATGA
- the fdh3B gene encoding formate dehydrogenase FDH3 subunit beta, producing MSGQNQVPFTAGGFNAVSHSRIKFYCDDERCIDCHGCDVACKEAHHLPVGVSRRRVITFNEGIVGKEKSISIACMHCADAPCAKVCPVDCFYIRADGIVLHNKNTCIGCGYCLYACPFGAPQFPTSDVFGSRGSMDKCTFCAGGPEETFSEEEYKLYGQNRIAEGKVPACAAMCSTKALLAGGSDEVSNIIRHRAVTKGMGTAETPYIWSKAYGDK from the coding sequence ATGAGCGGACAAAATCAAGTGCCTTTTACTGCAGGCGGTTTTAATGCAGTAAGTCATTCTAGAATTAAATTTTATTGTGATGATGAGAGATGTATTGATTGCCATGGCTGTGATGTTGCTTGTAAAGAAGCGCATCATTTGCCAGTTGGTGTAAGCAGAAGACGTGTCATTACTTTTAATGAGGGAATTGTAGGTAAAGAAAAGTCTATTTCTATTGCTTGTATGCATTGTGCTGATGCCCCTTGTGCAAAAGTTTGTCCTGTGGATTGTTTTTATATTCGTGCAGATGGAATTGTTTTGCATAATAAAAATACTTGCATTGGTTGTGGTTATTGTCTTTATGCTTGCCCATTTGGTGCGCCACAATTTCCAACAAGCGATGTGTTTGGATCTAGAGGTTCTATGGATAAATGTACATTCTGTGCAGGTGGTCCAGAAGAAACATTTAGTGAAGAAGAGTATAAGCTTTATGGACAAAATAGAATTGCTGAAGGAAAAGTTCCTGCTTGTGCTGCAATGTGTTCTACAAAAGCATTGTTGGCAGGTGGATCTGATGAAGTAAGCAATATTATTCGTCATAGAGCAGTTACAAAAGGTATGGGAACCGCAGAGACTCCATATATTTGGAGTAAGGCATATGGTGACAAATAA
- a CDS encoding formate dehydrogenase subunit gamma has product MKKMKFFVLAFFVVFGVQFAFAKKEEHTSIDFSYNQKIYGTPQIEAIKGWGLKSPTSGVVSGSVMQMDGVGIGLADNGEKITGIRGWQGLGEGFTILQHKYFALIFFLILIGVPLAFFGHNRIVGPKRFGHHGKKIKVFSSYNIFVHWGAAIPFVLICITGLMMVFGDKLGGGMLIRTAKNIHFLATWVFIVFGPLMFLMWVKPALFKLYDIEWMKIMGGYLSQEKREIPAGKFNAGQKMWFWLATVGGFIMAITGLFMHFFWADINTLRLFAIIHNVLGFGVLALLITHIYMAVFAIEGALESILNGHMGEEELALLHSYYYKELTGAK; this is encoded by the coding sequence ATGAAAAAAATGAAGTTTTTTGTTCTTGCTTTTTTTGTAGTTTTTGGAGTGCAGTTTGCATTTGCAAAAAAAGAAGAGCATACAAGTATAGATTTTTCATACAATCAAAAGATCTATGGCACACCACAAATTGAGGCTATTAAGGGGTGGGGGTTAAAATCCCCTACATCTGGCGTAGTAAGTGGTTCTGTAATGCAGATGGATGGTGTGGGTATTGGTTTGGCAGATAATGGGGAAAAAATTACAGGAATCAGGGGATGGCAAGGACTTGGTGAAGGTTTTACAATTTTACAGCATAAGTATTTTGCCCTGATCTTTTTTTTAATTCTCATTGGAGTGCCTTTGGCATTTTTTGGCCATAACAGAATTGTAGGACCAAAACGATTTGGGCATCATGGCAAGAAGATTAAGGTTTTTTCAAGCTATAATATTTTTGTGCATTGGGGTGCTGCTATTCCATTTGTTTTGATTTGTATCACAGGACTTATGATGGTCTTTGGTGATAAATTAGGTGGTGGTATGTTGATTCGTACAGCAAAAAATATACACTTCCTTGCAACTTGGGTTTTTATTGTTTTTGGTCCTTTGATGTTTTTGATGTGGGTAAAGCCTGCATTATTTAAGCTTTATGATATTGAGTGGATGAAAATTATGGGTGGTTATCTTTCTCAAGAAAAAAGAGAGATACCTGCAGGAAAATTTAATGCTGGTCAAAAAATGTGGTTTTGGCTTGCTACAGTTGGTGGCTTTATCATGGCTATTACTGGCTTGTTTATGCATTTTTTCTGGGCAGATATTAACACTTTGAGACTTTTTGCAATTATTCATAATGTTCTAGGTTTTGGTGTTTTAGCATTGCTAATTACTCATATTTATATGGCGGTATTTGCTATTGAAGGGGCTTTAGAATCTATTTTAAATGGACATATGGGTGAAGAAGAATTAGCACTTTTGCATAGTTATTATTATAAGGAATTAACAGGTGCAAAATAA
- a CDS encoding molybdopterin-dependent oxidoreductase, translated as MSENNIKRQSRRAFMKMSALAGAASISSVLANDTEEILKHAGKQELGEAYPGSQKIKTICTHCSVGCGIIAEVKDGVWVRQEVAQDHPVSQGGHCCKGADMIDRARSETRLRYPIEKVNGEWKRTTWDSAMSKIATQLKEIREKHGPDSVMFIGSAKVSNEQSYYIRKFAAFFGTNNIDHQARIUHSPTVAGVANTFGYGGMTNHLGDMQFSKFILIIGANPAVNHPVGMVHLLRAKEAGAKIVCVDPHFSKTAVKANEYVRIRSGTDVAFIYGMINYIVEQKLYDEKYLKERVYGYEEIFKEAKKYPLNVAADVTGIPAETIKRVATEMAKAKPASLIWNQGLTQHTVGTNNTRIMPILQLILGNIGKVGGGVNILRGHDNVQGASDMGNLSDTLPGYYGLGEGPWRHFCKHWHVDYEWMKGRFKSKELMEKTGYALSTWRFGVLEEENFANNGSTPLKALVVIGNGISTTSLLDKTKAALDKMDLVVFIDPYVNDVAVITDRKDNMFLLPAASQMETSGSVAATNRAYQWRYQVIKPMFECREDHEILFDLAERLGFKKEFQKSLYEIAKKEGRKEFIWPDDATTEMAQSIRSIALQGMSAKRLKEHCDNWHMFDKVTLAGYGPMKNQYYGLPWPCWSEKHPGTPIMYNDSVPVMQGGMGFRMNWGEKAPDGTSMYSPRKLPNSKIAGHPAITADNIEGVLNIKLSAKEKEAVKGTTFATGTTNILVEKALEAGICPYGNGKARMIVWNWYDKIPLHREPLHSIRQDLVGKYPTFPDKKDLFRANVRFASEQNKDWKKDYPLNMLTGRLVSHMGTGTETRSAKYLAEIYHTMFVEIHPNTAFNLGIKDGDDVWVHGVGGTKILVKAKHSYRVDEQSVFLPQNFSGIYSGKNLIDRYPEGTKPYAVGEAASLVVGYGYDYNTACPETKSGLCRVEKA; from the coding sequence ATGAGCGAAAATAACATAAAACGACAATCTCGTCGTGCTTTTATGAAAATGTCTGCTCTTGCTGGTGCTGCTTCTATTTCTAGTGTTTTAGCAAATGACACTGAAGAAATTTTGAAACATGCAGGAAAACAAGAGTTGGGTGAAGCATATCCAGGATCACAAAAAATCAAAACAATTTGTACGCATTGTTCTGTTGGATGTGGAATTATTGCTGAAGTAAAAGATGGCGTATGGGTGCGCCAAGAAGTTGCACAAGACCATCCAGTATCACAAGGCGGCCACTGCTGTAAAGGTGCGGATATGATTGATCGTGCAAGAAGTGAGACTAGACTTCGCTATCCTATTGAGAAGGTAAATGGCGAGTGGAAGAGAACTACTTGGGATTCTGCGATGAGTAAGATAGCAACACAGCTAAAAGAGATTCGTGAAAAACACGGCCCTGATAGTGTAATGTTTATTGGTTCTGCAAAAGTGAGCAATGAACAAAGCTATTATATTAGAAAATTTGCAGCGTTTTTTGGTACAAATAATATAGATCATCAAGCTAGAATTTGACATTCCCCAACAGTTGCCGGTGTGGCAAATACATTTGGATATGGTGGAATGACAAATCACCTAGGAGATATGCAATTCTCTAAATTTATCTTGATTATTGGTGCAAATCCTGCGGTAAATCACCCTGTGGGCATGGTACATCTTTTGCGTGCAAAAGAAGCAGGTGCAAAGATTGTATGTGTTGATCCGCATTTTAGTAAAACAGCGGTAAAAGCAAATGAATATGTTCGCATTAGAAGTGGTACGGATGTGGCATTTATTTATGGGATGATTAATTATATTGTAGAGCAAAAGCTTTATGATGAAAAATACCTAAAAGAGCGAGTATATGGATATGAGGAGATTTTTAAAGAAGCAAAAAAATATCCTTTAAATGTTGCGGCTGATGTTACAGGGATCCCAGCAGAAACAATTAAAAGAGTTGCCACTGAGATGGCAAAGGCTAAACCTGCATCATTGATTTGGAATCAAGGTTTGACACAACATACTGTAGGTACTAACAATACGCGTATTATGCCTATCTTGCAACTTATACTAGGCAATATTGGTAAAGTTGGTGGCGGTGTGAATATTTTAAGAGGCCATGATAATGTTCAAGGTGCTTCTGATATGGGAAATCTTTCTGATACATTGCCAGGATATTATGGTCTTGGAGAAGGTCCTTGGAGACATTTTTGTAAGCATTGGCATGTGGATTATGAGTGGATGAAGGGACGATTTAAGTCAAAAGAATTGATGGAAAAAACAGGTTATGCTTTATCTACTTGGAGATTTGGTGTATTAGAGGAAGAAAACTTTGCAAATAATGGTAGTACACCTCTAAAAGCTTTAGTAGTTATTGGTAATGGTATTTCTACAACATCTTTACTTGATAAGACTAAGGCAGCACTTGATAAGATGGATTTGGTAGTATTTATTGATCCTTATGTAAATGATGTTGCAGTAATAACAGATAGAAAAGATAATATGTTCTTATTACCTGCTGCTTCGCAAATGGAAACTAGTGGTTCAGTTGCTGCGACTAATCGTGCTTATCAATGGAGATATCAAGTCATCAAACCTATGTTTGAATGTAGAGAAGATCATGAAATTTTATTTGATTTAGCAGAGAGATTAGGGTTTAAGAAGGAATTCCAAAAATCACTATATGAAATTGCTAAAAAAGAAGGTAGAAAAGAATTTATTTGGCCAGATGACGCAACAACAGAAATGGCACAAAGTATTAGAAGTATTGCATTGCAAGGTATGAGTGCAAAACGCTTGAAGGAACATTGTGATAATTGGCACATGTTTGATAAGGTGACCTTAGCAGGCTATGGTCCAATGAAAAATCAGTATTATGGCTTGCCTTGGCCTTGTTGGAGTGAAAAACACCCTGGAACTCCTATAATGTATAATGATAGTGTTCCTGTAATGCAAGGTGGTATGGGCTTTAGAATGAATTGGGGTGAAAAAGCACCAGATGGTACTAGTATGTATAGTCCAAGAAAATTGCCAAACTCTAAGATAGCGGGACATCCTGCAATTACTGCGGACAATATTGAAGGCGTATTAAATATCAAATTGAGTGCTAAGGAAAAAGAAGCAGTGAAAGGAACAACCTTTGCTACCGGCACTACTAATATTTTGGTAGAAAAAGCATTGGAAGCAGGAATCTGTCCTTATGGTAATGGAAAGGCTAGAATGATTGTATGGAATTGGTATGATAAAATTCCTCTACATAGAGAGCCATTACATTCTATTAGACAAGATTTAGTAGGCAAATATCCGACATTCCCAGATAAAAAAGATTTATTCCGTGCTAATGTGAGATTTGCAAGTGAGCAAAATAAAGATTGGAAAAAAGATTATCCACTTAATATGCTTACAGGAAGACTTGTATCACACATGGGAACAGGAACAGAGACAAGAAGTGCTAAATATCTAGCAGAAATTTATCATACAATGTTTGTAGAGATCCATCCAAATACTGCATTTAATTTAGGTATTAAAGATGGTGATGATGTATGGGTACATGGAGTTGGTGGCACTAAAATTTTGGTAAAAGCTAAGCACTCTTATCGTGTTGATGAGCAAAGTGTATTCTTACCTCAAAACTTCTCTGGAATTTATAGTGGTAAGAATCTTATTGACCGTTATCCAGAGGGAACTAAGCCTTATGCGGTAGGTGAAGCAGCTTCTTTAGTAGTGGGGTATGGGTATGATTATAATACTGCATGTCCTGAGACAAAAAGCGGTTTATGTCGCGTAGAGAAAGCATAA